In Echinimonas agarilytica, a single genomic region encodes these proteins:
- a CDS encoding outer membrane beta-barrel protein: protein MLFKQSLIGLLTLVVSAPLMAAGVAYHISDLEDSNYGGVSGSIAFSAGHDDNVSNLENDEISSTSYRVEPQASVALKREHTRFGINYHSYAGWYQDNSDDDYWDNAIQLYAHHEFSARHKLIARYQYKHGHIERGLGVSEGQQDSYPRPPKFDDHYGYFEYQFGVKDALFNLDLHLRVEDFEYTNFKERLKTSNYEVLEYGGTAYIRVSPATKLTFDGFREDIDYKYTPAGAVTRDNHKYGALAGMTWDLTARTSGFAKAGYEKKEFDRPDIDSYDGFSWDLGVNWELKSYSVFTLSSSKRAMEPDLDGDVVDRESIRLRWTHDWNDKVNTELAGGYSNEDFEGTADNRVDKVTESYASIGYDYTNWLTLQMSWKYRNVDSNRDLISHDKNVILFSTIFSL, encoded by the coding sequence ATGTTGTTTAAGCAAAGCCTTATCGGTCTTTTGACCCTAGTTGTATCTGCGCCATTGATGGCAGCCGGCGTGGCCTATCATATATCAGATTTAGAAGATTCTAATTATGGCGGAGTCTCTGGCTCCATTGCATTCAGTGCAGGCCACGATGATAACGTGTCGAATCTAGAAAATGATGAAATCAGCAGCACATCATATCGTGTTGAACCTCAAGCCAGTGTTGCATTAAAACGCGAACACACCCGCTTTGGTATCAACTACCACTCCTATGCCGGTTGGTATCAAGACAATTCAGACGATGACTACTGGGACAATGCTATTCAACTCTATGCACATCACGAGTTTAGCGCTCGCCATAAACTGATTGCGCGTTACCAATACAAGCATGGTCATATCGAGCGAGGTTTAGGCGTTTCAGAAGGGCAACAAGATAGCTACCCGCGTCCTCCAAAATTCGACGACCACTACGGGTATTTTGAATATCAGTTTGGTGTGAAGGACGCCTTATTCAATCTAGATCTGCACCTACGTGTTGAAGACTTTGAATACACTAATTTTAAAGAACGCCTCAAAACCAGTAATTATGAAGTCCTCGAATACGGTGGCACTGCGTATATTCGGGTCAGTCCAGCAACTAAATTGACTTTCGACGGTTTTCGAGAAGACATCGATTACAAATATACTCCGGCTGGCGCTGTCACTCGCGATAATCACAAATATGGTGCGCTCGCAGGGATGACCTGGGACTTGACCGCTCGAACATCCGGTTTTGCCAAAGCCGGTTACGAGAAAAAAGAATTCGACCGCCCTGACATTGATAGCTACGACGGGTTCAGTTGGGATTTAGGTGTGAACTGGGAGCTCAAAAGCTATTCGGTATTTACATTATCCAGTAGTAAACGTGCAATGGAGCCTGATCTTGACGGAGATGTTGTGGACCGCGAGAGCATTCGCCTGCGCTGGACTCATGACTGGAATGACAAAGTCAATACAGAATTGGCAGGAGGATATTCAAACGAAGATTTTGAAGGAACTGCTGATAACCGTGTCGATAAGGTAACTGAGAGTTACGCTTCAATAGGTTACGACTACACTAATTGGCTGACATTGCAAATGAGTTGGAAGTACCGCAATGTGGATTCCAATCGTGATTTAATTTCTCACGACAAAAATGTGATTTTATTCTCAACGATTTTCTCACTTTAA
- the rplC gene encoding 50S ribosomal protein L3, translating to MAIGLVGRKVGMTRIFNEDGVSIPVTVIEVEANRVTQVKTLETDGYRAVQVTTGSKKATRVTKPSAGHFAKAEVEAGRGLWEFRLEDGEGSDLETGNDLTVNLLAEAKKVDVTGTSKGKGFAGVVKRWNFSTQDATHGNSLSHRAHGSIGQNQSPGKVFKGKKMAGHLGNERVTVQSLDVVRVDADRNLILVKGAVPGATGGDVIVKPAVKA from the coding sequence ATGGCTATCGGATTAGTCGGTCGTAAAGTAGGTATGACTCGCATCTTCAATGAAGATGGCGTTTCAATACCTGTAACGGTTATTGAAGTCGAAGCCAACCGTGTTACGCAGGTGAAGACTCTTGAAACTGACGGTTACCGTGCAGTTCAAGTCACAACTGGCTCGAAAAAAGCCACGCGTGTCACTAAACCAAGTGCTGGTCACTTCGCGAAAGCAGAAGTTGAAGCAGGACGCGGTTTGTGGGAATTTCGCTTAGAAGACGGTGAAGGCTCTGACCTGGAAACAGGCAATGACTTAACTGTTAATCTACTCGCTGAAGCGAAAAAAGTAGACGTGACCGGTACCTCAAAAGGTAAAGGCTTCGCTGGCGTTGTAAAACGCTGGAATTTCAGTACTCAAGATGCCACTCACGGTAACTCTTTGAGCCACCGTGCACATGGTTCGATTGGTCAAAACCAATCACCAGGTAAAGTCTTTAAAGGCAAAAAAATGGCTGGTCACTTGGGTAATGAACGCGTAACAGTCCAATCATTGGACGTTGTTCGTGTAGACGCTGACCGTAACCTCATCTTAGTAAAAGGTGCGGTTCCTGGTGCAACAGGCGGCGATGTAATCGTCAAGCCTGCTGTTAAAGCGTAA
- the rpsL gene encoding 30S ribosomal protein S12: MATINQLVRKPRRRPVEKTNVPALAACPQKRGVCTRVYTTTPKKPNSALRKVCRVRLTNGFEVTSYIGGEGHNLQEHSVVLIRGGRVKDLPGVRYHTVRGALDTAGVSDRRQGRSKYGAKKPKS; this comes from the coding sequence ATGGCAACTATTAACCAGTTGGTCCGTAAACCACGTCGTCGTCCAGTCGAAAAGACTAACGTACCGGCGCTGGCTGCGTGTCCACAGAAACGTGGCGTATGTACTCGCGTATATACTACCACCCCGAAAAAACCTAACTCAGCGTTACGTAAAGTTTGTCGTGTACGTTTGACGAATGGTTTCGAAGTGACTTCCTACATTGGTGGTGAAGGTCACAACTTGCAAGAGCACAGTGTTGTTCTGATCCGTGGCGGTCGTGTAAAAGATTTGCCAGGTGTTCGTTATCACACAGTACGTGGTGCCTTGGATACAGCCGGTGTAAGTGACCGTCGTCAAGGTCGCTCTAAGTACGGCGCCAAGAAGCCTAAGTCTTAA
- the rpsJ gene encoding 30S ribosomal protein S10 codes for MQNQRIRIRLKAFDHRLIDQSTAEIVETAKRTGAQVRGPIPLPTRKERYTILTSPHVNKDARDQYEIRTHKRMVDIVEPTDKTVDALMRLDLAAGVDVQISLG; via the coding sequence ATGCAGAACCAAAGAATCCGTATCCGCCTAAAAGCTTTTGATCATCGTCTTATCGATCAATCTACTGCAGAGATCGTAGAGACGGCGAAGCGCACGGGTGCCCAGGTACGTGGTCCGATTCCGCTGCCAACCCGCAAAGAGCGTTATACCATTTTGACTTCGCCGCATGTAAACAAAGATGCACGAGATCAATATGAGATTCGTACCCACAAACGTATGGTCGACATTGTTGAGCCTACTGATAAGACTGTGGATGCGTTGATGCGTTTAGATCTTGCCGCGGGTGTTGATGTTCAGATCAGTTTGGGTTAA
- the rplW gene encoding 50S ribosomal protein L23 encodes MISEERLLKVLLAPVVSEKSTMSAENNNTIVFKVVNDADKREIKAAVEKLFEVEVTDVRTSNVKGKTKRTGARFGRRSDWKKAYVTLKDGSEIDFVGGAE; translated from the coding sequence ATGATCAGTGAAGAACGTCTGCTTAAAGTTCTCTTAGCACCTGTTGTCTCTGAAAAGAGCACAATGTCAGCTGAAAACAACAACACGATTGTTTTCAAAGTTGTCAATGACGCTGATAAGCGTGAGATCAAGGCTGCTGTAGAGAAGCTGTTCGAAGTTGAAGTCACTGACGTTCGCACTTCGAACGTTAAAGGCAAAACCAAGCGCACCGGTGCCCGTTTCGGCCGTCGCAGCGACTGGAAAAAAGCCTATGTAACTCTTAAAGACGGCAGCGAAATTGATTTCGTTGGCGGCGCTGAGTAA
- the rpsG gene encoding 30S ribosomal protein S7, translating into MPRRRVIGQRKILPDPKFKSELLAKFVNILMLDGKKSTAEKIVYGALDIIAAKHADKDPLDLFEVALDNVRPTVEVKSRRVGGSTYQVPVEVRPVRRNALAMRWLVEFSRKRGEKSMAQRLAGEMLDAAENKGASVKKREDVHRMADANKAFAHYRW; encoded by the coding sequence ATGCCAAGACGTCGCGTCATCGGTCAACGTAAAATACTGCCAGATCCTAAGTTTAAATCTGAGCTGTTGGCCAAATTCGTAAACATCCTTATGTTGGATGGTAAAAAATCTACTGCCGAGAAAATCGTATACGGTGCTCTCGACATTATCGCTGCTAAGCACGCAGACAAAGATCCTTTGGACTTGTTCGAAGTTGCATTGGACAATGTGCGCCCAACAGTGGAAGTAAAAAGCCGTCGCGTAGGTGGTTCTACCTACCAAGTGCCTGTCGAAGTACGTCCAGTACGTCGTAACGCACTTGCAATGCGCTGGTTAGTTGAATTCTCGCGTAAGCGTGGTGAAAAATCCATGGCTCAGCGTCTAGCAGGTGAAATGCTTGATGCGGCTGAAAATAAAGGCGCATCGGTGAAAAAACGTGAAGACGTTCACCGTATGGCCGACGCGAACAAGGCGTTCGCGCACTACCGCTGGTAG
- the fusA gene encoding elongation factor G, which translates to MARTTPIERYRNIGIVAHVDAGKTTTSERVLFYTGLSHKIGEVHDGAATMDWMEQEQERGITITSAATTTFWRGMESQFQEHRINIIDTPGHVDFTIEVERSLRVLDGAVVVFCGASGVEPQSETVWRQADKYHVPRIVFVNKMDRTGADFIRVVEQIEERLGATAVPIQLNIGEEEHFKGVIDLIKMKAINWSEKDQGTTFSYESIPADLQELADEYREKLVESAAEASEELMDKYLEEGELSEAEIKHGLRVRTLNNEIVLATCGSAFKNKGVQAVLDAVVEYLPAPVDVPAIRGVDTNDNEVERPADDNAPFAALAFKIATDPFVGTLTFFRCYSGVVSTGDMVFNSVKGKRERFGRIVQMHSNDRKEIKEVRAGDIAAAIGLKEVTTGDTLCHADHKVVLERMEFPEPVISIAVEPKTLADQDKMAIALGKLAAEDPSFRVETNEESGQTIISGMGELHLDIIVDRMKREFTVDCNVGTPQVAYREAIRGSTEVEGKFIRQTGGRGQYGHVWLKIEPLDFDDEDSESFVFVNEVVGGVVPKEYIPAVSKGIAEQMQQGVLAGYPLMGVKVTLFDGSYHDVDSNEMAFQIAASIGFRDGALQANPVLLEPVMKVEITTPDNFMGDVVGDLNRRRGMIDGMEDGVAGAKVIKAQVPLAEMFGYATDLRSQTQGRASYSMEFLKYNDTPANVAKVVIEARQG; encoded by the coding sequence ATGGCTCGTACAACTCCAATTGAGCGCTACCGTAATATCGGTATTGTGGCTCATGTGGATGCAGGTAAAACAACAACTTCCGAGCGAGTTTTGTTCTATACCGGCTTATCTCATAAGATCGGTGAAGTCCATGATGGCGCAGCCACAATGGATTGGATGGAACAAGAGCAGGAACGTGGTATTACCATCACCTCTGCAGCGACAACCACCTTTTGGCGTGGTATGGAATCGCAATTCCAAGAGCATCGCATCAACATTATTGACACCCCTGGTCACGTCGACTTTACGATCGAGGTTGAGCGTTCTTTACGTGTACTCGATGGTGCAGTGGTTGTGTTTTGTGGTGCATCAGGCGTAGAGCCGCAGTCTGAGACTGTATGGCGTCAAGCCGACAAATATCATGTACCCCGCATTGTTTTCGTCAACAAAATGGACCGCACTGGTGCAGACTTTATTCGAGTTGTAGAACAAATCGAAGAGCGTTTAGGCGCTACCGCAGTTCCAATTCAATTGAATATTGGCGAAGAAGAGCACTTTAAGGGCGTGATCGACCTGATCAAGATGAAAGCTATCAACTGGAGCGAAAAAGACCAGGGGACAACTTTTAGCTATGAATCTATTCCCGCAGATCTGCAAGAGCTCGCTGATGAATATCGCGAGAAGCTTGTTGAAAGTGCAGCAGAAGCTTCCGAAGAACTCATGGACAAATACCTTGAAGAGGGTGAATTGTCTGAAGCTGAAATTAAGCATGGCCTCCGCGTGCGCACTTTAAACAACGAGATCGTTTTAGCCACTTGTGGTTCTGCATTTAAAAACAAAGGTGTCCAAGCTGTGCTTGACGCCGTGGTTGAGTACTTGCCTGCACCTGTGGACGTACCGGCCATTCGTGGCGTTGATACCAACGACAACGAAGTTGAGCGTCCCGCTGACGATAATGCCCCCTTTGCTGCCTTAGCATTTAAAATTGCCACTGACCCATTTGTGGGTACGCTGACATTCTTTCGCTGTTATTCTGGCGTTGTTAGCACCGGCGACATGGTTTTTAATTCAGTGAAAGGCAAGCGTGAACGCTTTGGTCGTATCGTGCAAATGCACTCGAACGATCGAAAAGAAATTAAAGAAGTTCGCGCCGGTGATATTGCCGCGGCAATTGGCTTAAAAGAAGTCACTACAGGTGACACATTGTGTCACGCTGACCACAAAGTCGTGCTCGAACGTATGGAGTTTCCAGAACCTGTTATTTCGATAGCAGTGGAGCCCAAAACGCTTGCCGACCAAGATAAGATGGCTATTGCGCTAGGTAAATTAGCGGCGGAAGACCCATCGTTCCGTGTGGAAACAAACGAAGAATCTGGACAAACAATCATCTCAGGAATGGGCGAACTTCATCTTGACATCATTGTCGATCGGATGAAACGTGAATTTACTGTGGATTGTAATGTCGGCACGCCTCAGGTAGCTTATCGCGAAGCCATTCGTGGTAGCACGGAGGTGGAAGGTAAGTTTATTCGCCAAACAGGTGGTCGTGGTCAATACGGTCATGTTTGGTTGAAGATAGAACCCTTAGACTTCGATGACGAAGATTCAGAATCTTTTGTATTCGTTAACGAAGTTGTGGGCGGAGTTGTACCGAAGGAATATATTCCTGCGGTATCCAAAGGCATCGCCGAACAAATGCAGCAGGGTGTATTGGCTGGATATCCTCTTATGGGGGTGAAGGTAACTCTGTTTGATGGTTCATACCACGATGTTGACTCCAACGAGATGGCGTTTCAAATCGCAGCTTCAATTGGTTTTAGAGACGGGGCGCTTCAAGCGAACCCTGTGTTACTTGAACCCGTAATGAAGGTTGAGATTACAACGCCTGATAACTTCATGGGTGATGTTGTAGGTGACCTTAATCGTCGCCGAGGCATGATCGATGGTATGGAAGACGGTGTAGCCGGCGCAAAAGTAATTAAAGCGCAGGTTCCATTGGCTGAAATGTTCGGTTACGCAACTGATCTGCGTTCTCAAACGCAAGGTCGTGCGTCCTATTCTATGGAATTCCTGAAGTACAATGACACCCCAGCGAATGTCGCGAAGGTTGTTATTGAAGCGCGTCAGGGTTAA
- a CDS encoding phosphomannomutase CpsG (capsular polysaccharide biosynthesis protein; catalyzes the formation of D-mannose 6-phosphate from alpha-D-mannose 1-phosphate) — MAELTCFKAYDIRGQLGTQLNEDIAYDIGRAYGEFLQPETVVVGGDARETSEALKNALAQGLMDAGTHIIDLGLAGTEEIYFATSHLGIDGGVEVTASHNPIDYNGMKLVSKGSRPIGNDSGLLDIKRIAGEAPWREGRLESDRPKGRYQQKDLLVPYVEHLMSYIDTAKLKPLKLVVNAGNGAAGHVVNEIERQFAAANVPLTLIKIFNDPDPTFPNGIPNPLLPENRASTANAVKEHGADMGIAWDGDFDRCFLFDERGEFIEGYYIVGLLAAAFLAQKPGSKIIHDPRLTWNTIDVVNQSGGVPVMSKTGHAFIKDIMREQDAIYGGEMSAHHYFRDFAYCDSGMIPWLLIAELVSVKEASLSSLVEQRIAAYPSSGEINQKLSNPEQSIANVLSHYEKDAELIDRTDGISIEFSQWRFNLRKSNTEPVVRLNVESRADHALMEAKTKELIALLSD; from the coding sequence ATGGCAGAATTAACCTGTTTTAAAGCGTACGACATCCGAGGGCAACTCGGTACGCAACTGAATGAAGATATAGCATACGATATTGGGCGCGCCTACGGAGAGTTCTTACAACCAGAAACTGTGGTTGTTGGTGGCGACGCGCGTGAAACCAGCGAAGCATTAAAAAATGCCTTGGCCCAAGGCTTGATGGATGCAGGTACGCACATCATCGATTTAGGCCTTGCAGGAACTGAAGAAATTTATTTTGCTACATCCCATCTTGGGATCGATGGCGGTGTTGAAGTGACGGCAAGTCACAACCCTATTGACTACAACGGCATGAAGTTAGTATCCAAAGGTAGTCGCCCCATTGGAAATGATAGCGGCCTGTTGGATATTAAGCGCATTGCCGGCGAAGCTCCTTGGCGTGAAGGTAGGCTGGAGTCCGACCGCCCCAAAGGTCGTTATCAACAAAAAGATTTATTAGTGCCGTATGTTGAGCACCTGATGTCTTACATTGATACGGCTAAATTAAAACCATTAAAGCTTGTCGTAAATGCGGGTAACGGTGCCGCGGGCCATGTCGTCAATGAAATTGAACGTCAGTTTGCCGCGGCAAATGTACCGCTGACACTGATTAAAATATTCAATGATCCTGATCCGACGTTTCCAAACGGCATTCCTAATCCGCTGCTACCTGAAAATCGAGCTTCGACAGCTAACGCCGTTAAAGAACATGGCGCCGACATGGGGATTGCATGGGACGGAGATTTCGACCGCTGCTTCTTATTTGACGAGCGTGGCGAATTTATTGAGGGGTACTACATTGTAGGACTCTTAGCTGCGGCATTTTTAGCGCAGAAGCCGGGTTCCAAAATCATTCATGATCCTCGCCTTACTTGGAATACCATTGACGTGGTCAATCAGTCCGGTGGCGTTCCTGTAATGAGTAAAACCGGTCATGCATTTATTAAAGATATTATGCGTGAGCAAGATGCAATATATGGTGGAGAAATGAGTGCGCACCACTATTTCCGTGATTTTGCATATTGTGACAGTGGCATGATCCCTTGGTTGTTAATTGCTGAATTGGTCAGTGTGAAGGAGGCGAGCCTGTCATCCTTGGTCGAGCAACGAATTGCAGCCTACCCATCTTCCGGTGAGATCAATCAAAAGCTTTCAAATCCAGAGCAATCGATTGCCAACGTGCTGTCGCACTATGAGAAAGACGCAGAGCTGATTGATCGGACGGATGGTATTAGCATTGAGTTTAGTCAGTGGCGCTTTAATCTTCGAAAGTCTAACACTGAGCCTGTGGTTCGATTGAATGTTGAAAGTCGAGCTGACCATGCTTTGATGGAAGCGAAAACCAAAGAACTGATTGCTTTGCTATCTGATTAA
- the tuf gene encoding elongation factor Tu — protein MAKEKFERNKPHVNVGTIGHVDHGKTTLTAAITNVLAKVYGGEARAFDQIDNAPEERERGITIATSHVEYDTPSRHYAHVDCPGHADYVKNMITGAAQMDGAILVVASTDGPMPQTREHILLSRQVGVPFIIVFMNKCDMVDDEELLELVEMEVRELLSEYDFPGDDLPVIQGSALKALEGEKEYEDKIVELAEALDSYIPEPERDIDKPFLLPIEDVFSISGRGTVVTGRVERGIITVGDEVEIVGVKDTTTTTCTGVEMFRKLLDEGRAGENCGVLLRGTKRDDVQRGQVLAKPGSITPHTKFESEVYVLSKDEGGRHTPFFKGYRPQFYFRTTDITGTIELPEGVEMVMPGDNIKMVVELINPIAMDEGLRFAIREGGRTVGAGVVAKIVE, from the coding sequence GTGGCTAAAGAAAAATTTGAACGTAATAAACCGCACGTAAACGTGGGCACTATTGGTCACGTTGACCATGGTAAAACAACGTTGACGGCAGCAATCACAAACGTACTTGCAAAAGTATACGGTGGTGAAGCGCGTGCATTTGACCAAATCGATAACGCACCAGAAGAGCGCGAGCGTGGTATCACGATTGCAACTTCTCACGTTGAGTATGACACTCCAAGTCGTCACTACGCGCACGTAGATTGCCCTGGTCACGCCGATTATGTGAAAAACATGATTACAGGTGCTGCTCAAATGGACGGTGCAATCTTAGTTGTAGCGTCTACAGACGGCCCAATGCCACAAACACGTGAGCACATCTTGTTGTCACGTCAGGTTGGCGTACCTTTCATCATCGTATTCATGAACAAATGTGACATGGTAGATGACGAAGAGTTGTTGGAATTGGTAGAGATGGAAGTTCGTGAACTTCTTTCAGAATACGATTTCCCAGGCGACGATTTGCCAGTGATTCAAGGTTCAGCGCTTAAAGCGTTGGAAGGCGAAAAAGAATACGAAGACAAGATTGTAGAATTGGCGGAAGCGTTGGATTCATACATTCCAGAGCCAGAGCGTGATATCGACAAGCCATTCTTGTTGCCAATCGAAGACGTATTCTCAATCTCAGGCCGTGGTACAGTGGTTACCGGTCGTGTAGAGCGCGGTATTATCACAGTTGGTGATGAAGTTGAAATCGTAGGTGTTAAAGACACAACGACAACGACTTGTACTGGTGTAGAGATGTTCCGTAAGCTTCTTGACGAAGGTCGTGCGGGTGAGAACTGTGGTGTGTTGTTGCGTGGTACTAAGCGTGATGACGTACAACGTGGTCAAGTATTGGCGAAGCCAGGCTCAATCACTCCACACACGAAGTTCGAATCAGAAGTATACGTGTTGTCTAAAGATGAAGGTGGTCGTCACACGCCATTCTTCAAAGGCTACCGTCCACAGTTCTACTTCCGTACAACGGACATCACAGGTACTATCGAATTGCCAGAAGGCGTAGAGATGGTGATGCCAGGTGATAACATCAAGATGGTAGTTGAGTTGATCAACCCAATCGCGATGGACGAAGGTCTACGTTTTGCGATTCGCGAAGGCGGTCGTACAGTAGGTGCTGGTGTTGTTGCTAAAATCGTTGAGTAA
- a CDS encoding mannose-1-phosphate guanylyltransferase/mannose-6-phosphate isomerase — MIHPVIMAGGSGSRLWPLSRKHYPKQFLSLHGEQTMLQETVARLDGVTNNKPVVISNEDHRFIVAEQLSQIGQLGPVILEPDGRNTAPAVALAALALQKSEGDEAVMLVLAADHVIEDVEAFHAAIAKATPMAEQGKLVTFGIVPTGPETGYGYIKAGATHGEAFSVGEFVEKPNLETAEAYLASGDYFWNSGMFVFTVGAYLSELQTHCPEILKACKASMSDVSHDLDFIRISKEEFVKCPDDSIDYAVMEHTSDAVVIPLDAQWNDVGSWSALWDVNQKDNHGNVTRGDVMTHDSHNSYVNTQEKLVALVGLDDVIVVETKDAVLVAAKDKVQDVKSIVNELKSQSRSEYLHQRFVYRPWGMYDSIDNGERHQVKRITVKPGAKLSVQMHHHRAEHWIVVSGTAKVTNGERTFLVTENESTYIPVGVVHALENPGMVPLELIEVQSGSYLGEDDIVRFEDRYGRIE; from the coding sequence ATGATTCATCCCGTTATTATGGCCGGTGGCAGTGGCAGCCGACTGTGGCCTCTATCTCGTAAACATTACCCTAAACAATTTTTGTCTCTACATGGTGAACAGACCATGTTGCAGGAAACTGTCGCCCGTTTAGATGGGGTGACGAATAACAAACCTGTTGTCATTTCAAATGAAGACCACCGATTCATCGTCGCAGAACAGTTGAGTCAAATTGGTCAACTTGGTCCCGTTATTCTAGAGCCCGATGGCCGTAATACTGCGCCTGCAGTTGCGCTCGCGGCATTGGCATTGCAGAAAAGCGAAGGCGACGAAGCCGTGATGTTGGTTCTTGCTGCTGATCATGTGATTGAAGATGTCGAGGCATTTCATGCCGCTATTGCCAAGGCAACGCCTATGGCCGAGCAAGGTAAGTTAGTCACTTTTGGTATTGTTCCAACCGGCCCAGAAACTGGCTACGGATATATCAAAGCAGGAGCAACTCACGGTGAAGCGTTCTCAGTGGGTGAGTTTGTAGAAAAACCCAACTTAGAAACAGCCGAAGCATACCTCGCCAGTGGTGACTACTTCTGGAACTCCGGTATGTTCGTGTTCACCGTTGGCGCTTACCTTTCAGAGCTGCAAACGCATTGCCCCGAAATCCTCAAGGCCTGCAAAGCGTCCATGAGTGATGTCAGTCATGATTTAGATTTCATTCGTATCAGCAAAGAAGAGTTCGTTAAATGCCCGGACGACTCAATTGACTATGCTGTGATGGAGCATACGTCTGATGCAGTCGTGATTCCGCTCGATGCCCAATGGAATGATGTAGGATCGTGGTCAGCATTGTGGGATGTAAATCAGAAAGATAATCATGGCAACGTTACCCGCGGTGATGTGATGACACATGACTCGCATAATTCGTATGTGAATACGCAAGAAAAGCTTGTGGCGTTAGTTGGACTAGACGATGTTATTGTGGTTGAAACCAAAGATGCGGTGTTGGTTGCTGCCAAAGATAAAGTGCAAGATGTTAAATCGATTGTAAACGAGCTTAAATCTCAAAGCCGAAGTGAGTATTTGCATCAGCGTTTTGTCTACCGTCCTTGGGGAATGTACGATTCCATCGATAATGGTGAACGCCATCAGGTTAAACGCATTACAGTCAAGCCGGGTGCTAAGCTTTCAGTACAAATGCACCACCATCGCGCTGAACATTGGATTGTTGTTAGCGGCACAGCGAAAGTGACCAATGGTGAGCGCACATTTTTAGTGACAGAAAATGAATCGACCTATATTCCTGTGGGTGTTGTGCACGCTTTAGAAAACCCAGGCATGGTTCCTTTGGAGTTGATTGAGGTGCAATCAGGGTCGTATTTGGGCGAAGATGATATTGTTCGATTTGAAGATCGTTATGGACGAATAGAGTAA
- the rplD gene encoding 50S ribosomal protein L4: MELVLKDAQSALEVNPTIFGRDYNEALVHQVVVAYGAGARQGTVKQKTRSEVSGGGKKPWRQKGTGRARAGTIRSPIWRSGGVTFAARPQDHSQKVNKKMYRGALRSILSELVRQERLIVVEKFGVETPKTKELVSKLKQYEMNDVLIVTDTLDENLFLAARNLYKVDVRDVAGIDPVSLIAFDKVLITAAAVKQLEESLA, translated from the coding sequence ATGGAATTAGTATTGAAAGACGCTCAAAGCGCGCTTGAAGTAAATCCTACGATCTTCGGGCGTGACTATAATGAAGCGCTAGTTCATCAGGTTGTTGTCGCTTACGGTGCAGGGGCTCGCCAAGGTACTGTTAAGCAAAAAACTCGCTCAGAAGTGAGCGGTGGTGGCAAGAAGCCATGGCGTCAAAAAGGTACGGGCCGCGCTCGTGCTGGTACTATCCGCAGCCCAATTTGGCGCAGCGGTGGTGTGACGTTTGCAGCTCGTCCACAAGACCACAGCCAGAAAGTGAACAAAAAGATGTATCGTGGTGCTCTTCGCAGCATACTCTCTGAGTTGGTACGTCAAGAACGCTTGATTGTTGTTGAAAAATTCGGTGTTGAAACACCAAAAACTAAAGAACTTGTCAGCAAGTTGAAGCAGTACGAAATGAACGATGTTCTGATTGTTACTGACACACTTGATGAGAACTTGTTCCTGGCAGCCCGCAACCTTTATAAGGTAGACGTTCGTGACGTCGCAGGCATTGACCCAGTGAGCTTGATCGCTTTTGACAAAGTTTTGATCACTGCAGCAGCAGTTAAACAACTTGAGGAGAGCCTGGCATGA